The following are encoded together in the bacterium genome:
- a CDS encoding TlpA disulfide reductase family protein — MARCIRLAFALSLLVLGCSPSGKGPDLIPAAERLPAPEVKAHFLNASNGLSLSSMKGKVVVLDFWATWCGPCRMELPSLVRIYDDNHSKGLEMWGLSLEAADNKPDAYFQDFIAKNGLSYPIGLAFDQTIKDYGVSGIPATYFIDKKGRVALAFVGLHREEDLDGAVQELLAE, encoded by the coding sequence ATGGCCCGTTGCATCCGCCTGGCCTTTGCCTTGTCCCTCCTGGTCCTGGGTTGCTCCCCCTCGGGGAAGGGTCCGGACCTCATTCCGGCCGCGGAACGGCTTCCCGCTCCCGAGGTCAAGGCCCACTTCCTGAACGCCTCCAACGGACTGAGCCTTTCCTCCATGAAGGGGAAGGTCGTGGTCCTCGATTTTTGGGCCACCTGGTGCGGTCCCTGCCGGATGGAACTGCCTTCCCTGGTGAGGATCTACGATGACAATCATTCGAAGGGATTGGAAATGTGGGGATTGTCCCTTGAAGCCGCGGACAACAAGCCTGACGCTTACTTCCAGGATTTCATCGCCAAGAACGGCCTGAGCTATCCGATCGGATTGGCCTTCGATCAGACGATCAAGGATTACGGGGTGAGCGGCATCCCCGCCACCTATTTCATCGACAAGAAGGGCCGGGTGGCCCTGGCTTTCGTGGGCCTCCACCGGGAAGAGGACCTGGACGGGGCCGTGCAAGAGCTGTTGGCTGAGTGA
- a CDS encoding transcriptional repressor: MSMLKGPVKPKGVEYEVFSLYLKEKDLKLTAQRELILETFLASRGHVSAEELFQRARAKQPHVGFATVYRTLKHLGQCGLARELDFGDGRVQYEPEFNRQHHDHMICTQCGTYIEFLNPQIEELQEQVSRKHGFKITSHRMQLYGLCQKCQKSGK, translated from the coding sequence ATGTCCATGTTGAAGGGACCGGTCAAACCAAAGGGCGTGGAATACGAGGTCTTCAGCCTTTATCTCAAGGAAAAGGACCTGAAACTGACCGCGCAAAGGGAGCTCATCCTGGAGACCTTCCTGGCCAGCCGGGGCCATGTTTCGGCGGAAGAGCTTTTCCAGAGGGCGCGGGCCAAGCAACCCCACGTGGGGTTCGCCACCGTCTATCGGACCCTCAAGCACCTGGGCCAGTGCGGGTTGGCCCGGGAACTGGATTTCGGCGATGGCCGGGTCCAATACGAGCCCGAATTCAACCGCCAACACCATGACCACATGATCTGCACCCAGTGCGGGACCTATATCGAGTTCCTGAACCCGCAGATCGAGGAGTTGCAGGAGCAGGTCAGCCGGAAGCACGGCTTCAAGATCACCTCCCATCGGATGCAGCTTTACGGTCTGTGCCAGAAGTGCCAGAAAAGCGGTAAATGA
- the greA gene encoding transcription elongation factor GreA — MADFLVSRVTRDKLQDELNRLKTVRRPQVAKALEEARAHGDLKENAEYDAAKQEQGILEARIREIEDKLSRVRILEDENITGEHVSIGCKVTVKDLDSQQDEIYRLVGEEEADFAKNKISIRTPIARGLIGKKVGEKVDIQVPRGTLKYQVLNIEVGTD, encoded by the coding sequence ATGGCTGATTTTTTGGTGTCCCGGGTGACCCGCGACAAGCTTCAGGACGAGCTCAACCGCCTCAAGACCGTCCGACGGCCCCAGGTGGCCAAGGCCCTGGAAGAGGCCCGGGCCCATGGGGACCTGAAGGAGAACGCCGAATACGATGCGGCCAAGCAGGAACAGGGGATCCTGGAAGCCCGGATCCGGGAGATCGAGGACAAGCTGTCCCGGGTCCGCATCCTGGAGGATGAGAACATCACCGGGGAGCATGTGTCCATCGGTTGCAAGGTGACCGTCAAGGACCTGGACAGCCAGCAGGACGAGATCTACCGGCTGGTGGGCGAGGAAGAGGCCGATTTCGCCAAGAACAAGATCTCCATCCGGACCCCCATCGCCCGTGGGCTCATCGGAAAGAAGGTGGGTGAGAAAGTGGATATCCAGGTGCCCCGCGGAACCCTCAAATACCAAGTGCTCAACATCGAAGTGGGGACCGATTAG
- a CDS encoding threonine synthase, with protein MSYVKALKCRECGQEYEKAAKYVCEFCFGPLEAAYDYDKIKKDVTREKISSRSLNIWRYREFLPVEGDKFNSLGEGFTPLLKADRLGEELGLSKLYIKNDCANPTHSFKDRVVSVASTRALELGFDTLACASTGNLANAVSAYGAKGGMKRFVFIPSNLEPSKVTASLIYDPNLIGVNGNYDDVNRLCSEIAGKYKWAFVNINMRPYYAEGSKTLGFEVAEQLGWKSPEQVVVPVASGSLLTKIWKGTQEFAKTGLIEARPMRVFGAQAEGCSPVTTAYKAKTDTFRPVKPNTIAKSLAIGNPADGFYALKTIAESNGGAEMVNDEEIVEGIKLLARTEGIFAETAGGVTIGCLKKLAESGALDPDKVTVAFITGTGLKTQEAVMGHLKKHEVIQPNLAAFEATQLVTA; from the coding sequence ATGAGCTACGTGAAAGCCTTGAAATGCCGGGAGTGCGGCCAGGAATACGAGAAGGCCGCCAAATACGTCTGCGAGTTCTGCTTCGGCCCCCTCGAGGCGGCCTACGACTACGACAAGATCAAGAAGGACGTGACCCGGGAGAAGATCTCCTCCCGGTCGCTGAACATCTGGCGTTATCGCGAGTTCCTGCCCGTGGAAGGGGACAAGTTCAACAGCCTGGGCGAAGGTTTCACGCCGCTCTTGAAGGCCGACCGCCTGGGCGAGGAATTGGGTCTTTCAAAGCTCTATATCAAGAATGACTGCGCCAACCCGACCCATTCCTTCAAGGACCGCGTCGTTTCAGTGGCCTCGACCCGGGCTTTGGAACTGGGCTTCGACACCCTCGCCTGCGCTTCCACCGGCAACCTGGCCAACGCGGTTTCCGCCTATGGGGCCAAGGGCGGCATGAAGCGTTTCGTGTTCATCCCTTCCAACCTGGAGCCCAGCAAGGTGACGGCCTCCCTCATCTACGATCCCAACCTCATCGGGGTGAACGGCAACTACGACGATGTGAACCGCCTCTGCAGCGAGATCGCGGGGAAGTACAAATGGGCCTTTGTGAACATCAACATGAGGCCCTATTACGCCGAGGGGTCCAAGACCCTTGGGTTCGAGGTGGCCGAGCAATTGGGATGGAAGTCGCCCGAGCAGGTGGTGGTGCCGGTGGCCTCCGGATCGCTCCTGACCAAGATCTGGAAGGGGACCCAGGAATTCGCCAAGACGGGATTGATCGAGGCCCGGCCCATGCGGGTTTTCGGGGCCCAGGCCGAAGGATGTTCACCCGTGACCACGGCCTACAAGGCCAAGACGGACACCTTCCGTCCTGTGAAACCCAACACCATCGCCAAATCCCTGGCCATCGGGAATCCGGCCGACGGCTTCTATGCGCTCAAGACCATCGCCGAGTCCAACGGCGGGGCCGAAATGGTCAACGATGAGGAGATCGTCGAGGGGATCAAGCTATTGGCCCGCACGGAAGGCATCTTTGCCGAGACCGCGGGCGGCGTGACCATCGGCTGTTTGAAGAAATTGGCCGAGTCCGGGGCGCTGGACCCGGACAAGGTGACCGTGGCCTTCATTACCGGAACGGGGCTGAAGACCCAGGAAGCGGTCATGGGCCATTTGAAGAAGCACGAGGTCATCCAGCCCAACCTGGCCGCTTTCGAGGCCACCCAGTTGGTCACGGCCTGA
- a CDS encoding tetratricopeptide repeat protein, translated as MLLLLSLFLGSAVCWAVAPEDYFNAGKDLYDHKDYEKAVKYFHAAVEQRPDYWQAYQLLGQSYYQVANRTEAILAIDESLRLHPNNPELRKFEAKIRAASPWVSKDFVSRTLPILSILISLGTLAWTLWGQRWWRSRKAPAP; from the coding sequence TTGCTCCTTCTCCTGTCCCTTTTCCTGGGTTCGGCCGTCTGTTGGGCGGTCGCTCCCGAGGATTATTTCAACGCGGGCAAGGACCTCTACGACCACAAGGATTACGAGAAGGCGGTGAAGTATTTTCATGCGGCCGTGGAACAACGGCCCGATTACTGGCAGGCCTATCAACTGCTGGGCCAGTCCTATTACCAGGTCGCCAATCGCACCGAGGCCATCCTGGCCATCGACGAGAGCCTCCGTCTCCATCCCAACAACCCCGAATTGCGAAAATTCGAGGCCAAGATCCGCGCGGCCAGTCCCTGGGTCTCCAAGGACTTCGTTTCCCGGACCCTGCCGATCCTTTCCATCTTGATCTCGCTCGGCACCTTGGCCTGGACCCTCTGGGGCCAGCGCTGGTGGCGGTCCCGTAAAGCCCCGGCGCCCTGA
- a CDS encoding peptidase E gives MLKIVAIGGGRFGWGNPPVDVVPLCQEIIHLSGKKYPRILFVPTASDDRLATVEMVKRLFVRRLGCRLDTLYLVKTKPAIAQIRKKVMASDVVFVWGGNTLKMMRRWKLLGVDKVLREAREKGKVLCGPSAGAICWFRQGNSDSRKFKNPKAKLIKVTGLGFIDALGCPHYDGERDRKPELKEMMKKTPGVALAMDNCAALEVVGDKARAVVSKPTAGVYRVYWKAGRYFQEKLPKGKWFDLNGLTRK, from the coding sequence ATGCTCAAGATCGTCGCCATCGGCGGGGGAAGGTTCGGGTGGGGGAATCCCCCCGTTGATGTCGTCCCTCTTTGCCAAGAAATAATCCATTTAAGCGGCAAAAAGTATCCCCGCATCTTGTTCGTTCCAACGGCCAGTGATGACCGCCTTGCCACCGTGGAAATGGTGAAGCGGCTTTTTGTCAGGCGTCTTGGGTGCCGTTTGGATACCCTCTATCTCGTTAAAACCAAGCCTGCGATCGCCCAAATCCGTAAGAAGGTCATGGCCTCGGACGTGGTCTTTGTGTGGGGAGGGAACACCCTCAAAATGATGAGGCGCTGGAAATTATTGGGGGTCGATAAGGTCCTGCGGGAAGCGCGGGAAAAGGGAAAGGTGCTGTGCGGTCCCAGTGCCGGGGCCATTTGCTGGTTCCGGCAAGGGAATTCGGACTCCCGTAAATTCAAAAATCCCAAAGCGAAGCTCATCAAAGTGACCGGATTAGGGTTCATCGACGCCCTAGGCTGTCCCCATTACGATGGGGAAAGGGACCGGAAACCCGAACTCAAAGAAATGATGAAAAAGACGCCGGGTGTCGCCCTGGCCATGGACAATTGCGCGGCCTTGGAAGTGGTTGGGGACAAAGCCCGGGCTGTGGTCTCCAAACCGACGGCAGGGGTTTACCGGGTCTATTGGAAAGCCGGGCGCTATTTCCAGGAAAAACTGCCCAAGGGGAAGTGGTTCGACTTGAACGGATTGACCCGGAAATAG
- a CDS encoding sodium-translocating pyrophosphatase codes for MPMAGWITLLLMGMASPLLAGEADLAIPDLGSVHFLGITGTQVLQAGLWVCLGGMLFGGRIYRNLRNLPVHRSMLEISELIYETCKTYLRTQLKFILLLWLFIGAIILVYFGWLKPVGALNVALILACSLLGIAGAVSVAWFGIRINTFANSRTAFASLAGKPYPCSDIPLKAGISIGMLLISIELFLLLAILLGVPGNLAGYCFIGFAIGESLGAAALRIAGGIFTKIADIGSDLMKIVFNIKEDDARNPGVIADCTGDNAGDSVGPTADGFETYGVTGVALITFILLAVPEPQIQSKLLVWIFAMRILMIPTSGLAYTVNSVVSRALYGEKARFDFEAPLTNLVWITSFISILVTYLASAFMIGDLGDGSLWWKLASIITCGTLAGAIIPEVVKIFTSVRSHHVQEVVYSSREGGASLNILSGFVAGNFSAFWMGFSIVLLMGVAFFISKMGLDGLMVAPAVFAFGLVAFGFLGMGPVTIAVDSYGPVTDNAQSVFELSTIESIKGIGKEIERDFGFKPDFKVGKEHLEENDGAGNTFKATAKPVLIGTAVVGATTLVFSIVVLLARAGSAGEVTQAQLDAVAVHFSLLDPMFLLGLISGGAVIYWFTGASTQAVSTGAFRAVEFIKGHIKLDSGSPKASVADSKRVVEICTLYAQKGMLNIFIALFAATLSFAFLDPDFFIGYLVGIAISGLYQAIFMANAGGAWDNAKKIVETTLKQKGTALHNAAVVGDTVGDPFKDTSSVAMNPVIKFTTLFGLLAVELAISPSVSPVARAIVFLLFLSVALHFVWRSFYLMRINVGAEFEKVVVPIQVPVIEEKAVLTSPRGSAILKPGTEPLD; via the coding sequence ATGCCGATGGCCGGGTGGATCACGCTCCTTTTGATGGGGATGGCCTCCCCTCTGCTGGCCGGGGAAGCCGACCTGGCGATCCCGGACCTGGGGTCGGTCCATTTCCTTGGCATCACCGGGACCCAGGTCCTTCAAGCGGGCCTTTGGGTCTGTTTGGGAGGCATGCTTTTCGGCGGAAGGATCTACCGGAACCTCCGGAACCTGCCGGTCCATCGTTCCATGTTGGAGATCTCGGAGCTCATTTACGAGACTTGTAAGACCTATCTGAGGACCCAGCTCAAGTTCATCCTGCTCCTTTGGCTTTTCATTGGCGCCATCATCCTAGTCTATTTCGGATGGTTGAAACCCGTGGGAGCGTTGAACGTGGCCCTGATCCTCGCCTGCAGCCTCCTGGGGATCGCCGGTGCGGTCAGCGTGGCCTGGTTTGGGATCAGGATCAACACTTTCGCCAATTCCCGGACCGCCTTCGCTTCCTTGGCGGGCAAGCCCTATCCCTGTTCCGATATCCCCCTCAAGGCGGGCATCTCCATCGGGATGCTGCTCATTTCCATCGAGCTCTTCCTGCTCCTGGCCATCCTCCTGGGGGTCCCCGGCAACCTGGCCGGCTACTGCTTCATCGGTTTCGCCATCGGGGAATCGCTGGGGGCGGCGGCCCTCCGCATCGCCGGGGGCATTTTCACCAAGATCGCCGACATCGGTTCGGACCTCATGAAGATCGTGTTCAACATCAAGGAGGATGATGCCCGGAACCCGGGTGTCATCGCGGACTGCACCGGGGACAACGCCGGGGATTCGGTGGGGCCGACCGCCGACGGATTCGAGACCTACGGGGTGACCGGGGTGGCCTTGATCACCTTCATCCTCCTGGCCGTTCCCGAGCCCCAGATCCAATCGAAATTGCTGGTCTGGATCTTCGCCATGAGGATCCTCATGATCCCCACCTCCGGCCTGGCCTATACCGTCAACAGCGTGGTGTCCCGGGCCCTTTACGGTGAAAAGGCCAGGTTCGATTTCGAGGCGCCGTTGACCAACCTGGTCTGGATCACTTCCTTCATCTCCATCCTGGTCACCTATCTGGCGTCGGCCTTCATGATCGGGGACCTGGGGGACGGATCCCTCTGGTGGAAACTGGCTTCCATCATCACCTGCGGCACCCTGGCGGGGGCGATCATCCCCGAGGTGGTGAAGATATTCACGTCGGTGCGTTCCCACCACGTGCAGGAAGTGGTCTATTCCTCGCGGGAAGGGGGGGCGTCCCTCAACATCCTCTCCGGGTTCGTCGCCGGTAACTTCTCGGCCTTTTGGATGGGGTTCTCGATCGTGCTGTTGATGGGGGTCGCCTTCTTCATCTCGAAGATGGGCCTGGATGGATTGATGGTCGCGCCGGCGGTCTTCGCCTTCGGTTTGGTGGCCTTCGGGTTCCTGGGGATGGGGCCGGTCACCATCGCGGTGGATTCCTATGGGCCGGTGACGGACAACGCCCAATCGGTCTTCGAACTCTCCACCATCGAGTCCATCAAGGGGATCGGCAAGGAGATCGAGCGGGATTTCGGGTTCAAACCCGACTTCAAGGTGGGGAAGGAACACCTGGAGGAGAACGACGGGGCCGGGAACACCTTCAAGGCCACGGCCAAGCCGGTGCTCATCGGGACCGCGGTCGTGGGGGCCACCACGCTGGTCTTTTCCATCGTCGTGCTCCTGGCCCGGGCGGGTTCGGCCGGGGAGGTCACCCAGGCCCAATTGGACGCCGTCGCGGTCCATTTCTCCCTCCTGGATCCCATGTTCCTGCTCGGATTGATCTCCGGCGGGGCGGTCATCTATTGGTTCACGGGCGCCTCCACCCAGGCGGTCTCCACGGGCGCTTTCCGGGCGGTCGAGTTCATCAAGGGCCACATCAAACTGGATTCGGGGTCGCCCAAGGCCTCGGTGGCCGACTCCAAAAGGGTGGTCGAGATCTGCACCCTTTACGCCCAAAAGGGGATGCTCAATATCTTCATCGCCCTTTTCGCGGCCACCCTGTCCTTCGCCTTCCTGGACCCGGATTTCTTCATCGGCTACCTGGTGGGCATCGCCATTTCGGGGCTCTATCAGGCGATCTTCATGGCCAATGCGGGGGGCGCCTGGGACAACGCGAAGAAGATCGTGGAGACCACCCTGAAACAGAAGGGGACGGCCCTGCACAACGCGGCGGTGGTGGGGGACACGGTGGGCGATCCTTTCAAGGACACCTCGTCGGTGGCCATGAACCCGGTCATCAAATTCACCACCCTCTTCGGACTGTTGGCCGTGGAGTTGGCCATCAGTCCCTCGGTCTCGCCGGTGGCACGCGCCATCGTCTTCCTGCTGTTCCTTTCGGTAGCCCTGCATTTCGTCTGGCGATCCTTCTACCTGATGCGCATCAATGTGGGGGCCGAGTTCGAGAAGGTGGTCGTCCCGATCCAGGTGCCTGTCATCGAGGAAAAAGCCGTTTTGACAAGTCCGCGGGGATCCGCCATCTTGAAACCGGGAACGGAGCCGCTCGATTAG
- a CDS encoding MoaD/ThiS family protein: MAVKVLIPTPLRNLTNNQAEVNADGATVADLINDLGKNYNGLKDRLCDENGKIRRFVNIYLNEEDIRFLQGEATAVKAGDQISIVPAIAGGVR; the protein is encoded by the coding sequence ATGGCCGTGAAAGTGCTCATCCCCACCCCCTTGCGGAACCTCACCAACAACCAGGCCGAGGTCAACGCCGATGGCGCCACGGTCGCCGACCTCATCAACGACCTGGGGAAGAACTACAACGGCCTCAAGGACCGGCTCTGTGACGAGAACGGCAAGATCCGCCGCTTCGTGAACATCTACCTGAACGAAGAGGACATCCGCTTCCTGCAAGGGGAAGCCACTGCCGTCAAGGCGGGCGACCAGATCTCCATCGTCCCGGCCATCGCGGGCGGAGTTCGCTAA
- a CDS encoding NIL domain-containing protein, with protein MLSIKKLVELDYPTEKVTQPVLSAIIKKYDVTVNIRRASITKGFGYVQMEIEGPEAEVKKALDDLTAQGIDVNPIVKDIVE; from the coding sequence ATGCTTTCCATCAAGAAACTCGTCGAACTCGATTACCCCACCGAAAAGGTCACCCAACCCGTCCTGTCGGCCATCATCAAGAAATACGACGTGACCGTGAACATCCGCCGGGCTTCCATCACCAAGGGTTTCGGCTATGTCCAGATGGAGATCGAGGGTCCGGAGGCCGAGGTCAAGAAGGCCTTGGACGACCTGACGGCCCAGGGGATCGACGTGAACCCCATCGTCAAAGATATCGTCGAGTAG
- the cysK gene encoding cysteine synthase A: MSHNRYPLAENVTQIIGNTPLLRLQNIPDKAHAQVLCKLEFYNPGGSVKDRIALAMIEDAEKKGILKPGGTLVEPTSGNTGIGLALVCAQRGYKLILVMPEDMSQERRVLLKAYGAELVLTSAKGLMSEAVTKAREIKEKNPHYFMPEQFANRANPEAHKRSTAPEIEKDTEGKMDAFVAGIGTGGTITGVGEYFKAKSPKVRIVGVEPAASAVLSGGKPGVHRIQGIGAGFVPSVLNRSVVDEVMTVTDEEAFAMTKRLAREEGLLLGISSGANVAAALRLAKSMGPDQRIVTICCDMGERYFSLEEEFEKKK, encoded by the coding sequence ATGAGCCATAATCGCTATCCTTTGGCCGAGAACGTCACCCAGATCATCGGTAATACGCCGCTCCTGCGGCTCCAGAACATTCCGGACAAGGCCCATGCCCAGGTCCTGTGTAAATTGGAGTTCTACAACCCGGGTGGGAGCGTCAAGGACCGTATCGCCCTGGCCATGATCGAGGACGCCGAGAAGAAAGGGATCCTCAAGCCCGGCGGGACCCTGGTGGAGCCCACCAGCGGAAACACCGGCATCGGATTGGCCCTGGTCTGCGCGCAAAGAGGCTACAAGCTCATCCTGGTCATGCCTGAGGATATGAGCCAGGAACGCCGGGTCCTTTTGAAGGCTTATGGGGCCGAATTGGTCCTGACCTCGGCCAAGGGTCTCATGTCCGAGGCGGTGACCAAGGCCCGTGAGATCAAGGAAAAGAACCCGCATTATTTCATGCCCGAACAGTTCGCCAACCGGGCCAACCCCGAGGCCCATAAGCGCTCGACCGCTCCCGAGATCGAGAAGGACACCGAAGGAAAGATGGACGCCTTTGTCGCCGGGATCGGCACCGGAGGGACCATCACGGGGGTGGGAGAATACTTCAAGGCCAAGTCCCCCAAGGTCCGGATCGTGGGGGTGGAACCCGCGGCGTCGGCGGTGCTTTCAGGGGGCAAACCGGGTGTCCACCGTATCCAAGGCATCGGGGCGGGGTTCGTTCCGTCGGTTTTGAACCGCTCGGTGGTGGATGAGGTGATGACGGTCACCGATGAGGAAGCGTTCGCCATGACCAAGCGCTTGGCCCGGGAGGAAGGGCTTCTCCTGGGGATCTCCTCGGGCGCCAATGTGGCGGCGGCCCTGCGGCTTGCCAAGTCCATGGGCCCGGACCAGCGCATTGTGACCATCTGCTGCGACATGGGCGAGCGCTATTTCAGCCTGGAAGAGGAATTCGAAAAGAAGAAGTGA
- a CDS encoding secondary thiamine-phosphate synthase enzyme YjbQ, whose product MATSTPTLSSCQSGGKPSRVLGGYRRYTGGMKIIKIRTHQRDEIQDITPLLQDFVTKSGQESGLLSVFCPHTTAAVSVNENADPDVKRDILYHLKKSIPQSPEFKHNEDNADAHIKSVLTGVTQMLIVEKGRICLGIWQGVYFLEFDGPREREVWLKLLPG is encoded by the coding sequence ATGGCGACCTCCACCCCCACCTTAAGTTCCTGCCAATCCGGTGGCAAGCCTTCCCGGGTCCTGGGAGGTTACCGGCGATATACTGGAGGCATGAAGATCATCAAGATACGCACCCACCAGCGGGACGAGATCCAGGACATCACGCCCCTGTTGCAGGATTTCGTGACCAAAAGCGGTCAGGAATCCGGGCTTCTATCGGTCTTCTGCCCCCATACGACCGCGGCCGTCTCGGTCAACGAGAACGCCGATCCGGACGTGAAACGGGACATCCTCTACCACCTCAAAAAGTCCATCCCACAGTCCCCTGAGTTCAAGCACAACGAGGACAATGCCGACGCCCACATCAAGTCGGTCCTGACCGGTGTGACCCAGATGCTCATCGTGGAAAAGGGGCGGATCTGCTTGGGGATCTGGCAGGGGGTATACTTTTTGGAGTTCGACGGGCCCCGGGAACGGGAAGTCTGGCTGAAACTGCTGCCGGGTTGA
- a CDS encoding DsbA family oxidoreductase has protein sequence MTMKIDVYSDVICPWCYLGKKRLEAALEQWDGKADVRFLPYELNPGTPAEGLDHKAHLEAKFGGRHVLDAAHARLTALGKEVGIDYRFDDIQRTPNTFNAHRVLWLADQEGKGNAAHNAFFKAYFTDGKDLGDKKVLIEAATSAGLDKTKVEKLLAGNGFEEEVRAAEEKAYDLGIQGVPFFVFNDKLAVSGAQSLEVFKKAVEQAGS, from the coding sequence ATGACCATGAAGATCGATGTTTATTCCGATGTCATCTGCCCCTGGTGCTACCTGGGGAAGAAAAGGCTGGAAGCCGCCTTGGAACAATGGGACGGCAAAGCCGACGTGCGTTTCCTTCCCTATGAGTTGAACCCGGGGACCCCGGCCGAGGGATTGGACCATAAGGCCCATCTGGAAGCCAAATTCGGCGGTCGTCATGTGCTGGACGCGGCCCATGCCCGTTTGACCGCTTTGGGAAAAGAAGTCGGCATCGATTACCGATTCGACGACATCCAAAGGACGCCGAACACCTTCAATGCCCACCGGGTGCTATGGCTCGCTGACCAGGAAGGGAAGGGAAATGCGGCGCATAACGCCTTCTTCAAGGCCTATTTCACGGATGGGAAGGACCTCGGGGACAAGAAGGTCCTGATCGAGGCGGCCACCTCGGCTGGATTGGATAAGACCAAGGTCGAGAAGCTTTTAGCGGGCAATGGATTTGAAGAGGAAGTCCGGGCCGCCGAAGAGAAGGCCTATGACCTGGGTATCCAGGGGGTGCCGTTCTTTGTTTTCAACGACAAGCTGGCGGTGTCAGGCGCGCAAAGTCTGGAAGTTTTTAAGAAGGCTGTTGAACAAGCCGGTTCGTGA
- a CDS encoding tRNA-(ms[2]io[6]A)-hydroxylase: MSTKKSLPLRTATPPSWAPSVLKDPIALLSDQAYLEKKAANNALEFLNLWPGPEAPEHWLSSVAAIAQDETTHMKMVLKLLEKRGGKLERTHKNQYAMDLRSCIRKGKGLQDLADRLLISALIEARSCERFERLAEACEDGELARFYSGLLESENGHYRLFVDMAKKVMPTKEVESRWDKLLDMEAKIIQEQEKGHRIHSGSF; the protein is encoded by the coding sequence ATGAGCACCAAAAAATCCCTGCCCCTTCGCACTGCCACCCCACCTTCCTGGGCCCCATCGGTCCTGAAAGACCCCATCGCCCTTCTATCCGACCAGGCTTATCTCGAAAAGAAAGCCGCGAACAATGCGCTGGAATTCTTGAACCTATGGCCCGGGCCTGAAGCGCCTGAACATTGGCTTTCGTCGGTCGCCGCCATCGCCCAGGATGAAACAACCCACATGAAGATGGTCCTGAAACTGTTGGAGAAAAGAGGCGGAAAGCTCGAAAGGACCCATAAGAACCAATATGCCATGGACCTGAGGTCCTGTATCCGAAAGGGCAAAGGGCTCCAGGACCTGGCGGACCGCCTGTTGATCTCGGCCCTCATCGAAGCCCGTTCCTGTGAACGTTTCGAACGCTTAGCGGAGGCTTGCGAGGATGGCGAATTGGCTAGGTTCTACTCGGGCTTATTGGAATCTGAGAACGGCCACTACCGGCTCTTCGTGGACATGGCCAAGAAGGTAATGCCAACGAAGGAAGTGGAAAGCCGGTGGGATAAATTGTTGGATATGGAGGCCAAGATCATCCAGGAACAGGAAAAGGGTCACCGGATCCACAGTGGATCCTTTTAA
- a CDS encoding YihY/virulence factor BrkB family protein yields MKGDNQESRKKPLYASSLAFKTILALVPALAILLAVLSNEAFKSQRNLLLDQLVDGIYPVDVSDPNSLLDPSESQNLKQLNEIGKQQIRFSVRKFAFHSQRAGWFGFLGFLMVVFLLLRDVEHSFNHLWRIERPRPLGSQWLRHMTFFVGLPLALTLLMDLKRWMEGLRILGPDLNLWVFSTFVPFLMTWAAIGWLYQWIPNTRVGFGAAAGAALASTFFIGVARWGMNWYTHVVFKQSNIYGALWIFPVILLWFYVSWLVILFGVEVSFHIQKRHQEMAAR; encoded by the coding sequence TTGAAAGGGGACAACCAGGAAAGCCGCAAGAAACCCCTTTACGCCAGTTCCTTGGCCTTCAAGACCATCCTGGCCCTGGTCCCGGCCCTGGCCATCCTCCTGGCGGTCCTGTCGAACGAGGCCTTCAAGAGCCAACGGAACCTCCTTTTGGACCAGTTGGTGGACGGGATCTATCCGGTCGATGTGTCCGACCCGAACTCGCTCTTGGACCCATCCGAATCCCAGAACCTGAAGCAACTCAATGAGATCGGGAAACAACAGATCCGCTTCTCGGTCCGGAAATTCGCCTTCCATTCCCAGCGGGCCGGTTGGTTCGGATTCCTGGGATTCCTGATGGTCGTTTTCCTGCTCCTGCGGGACGTGGAGCATTCCTTCAACCATCTTTGGCGCATCGAGAGACCCAGGCCCCTGGGGTCCCAGTGGCTGCGGCACATGACCTTTTTCGTCGGACTCCCCTTGGCCCTGACCCTCTTGATGGACCTGAAACGCTGGATGGAAGGTCTGAGGATCCTGGGACCCGACCTGAACCTGTGGGTCTTCTCCACCTTCGTCCCTTTTCTCATGACCTGGGCGGCGATCGGATGGCTCTATCAATGGATCCCCAATACCCGGGTGGGGTTCGGCGCGGCGGCGGGCGCGGCCCTGGCTTCCACCTTCTTCATCGGGGTGGCCCGATGGGGGATGAACTGGTACACCCATGTGGTGTTCAAACAGTCGAACATCTACGGGGCCCTTTGGATCTTCCCGGTCATCCTCCTGTGGTTCTATGTTTCCTGGCTGGTCATTCTTTTCGGTGTGGAGGTCTCGTTCCACATCCAGAAGCGCCATCAAGAAATGGCGGCCCGCTAG